AAAGGCTGGCGAACTGGATATCGATTTCCTGAATGGGAATCGCTCTGCTTACAGGCGCGGTCTGGCGTTCCACAATTATTTTAATAATCGTTCTGGAACAAATGTCACCAAGTGGGCTAATCGACTCGATCTGTTCGGCCAGTTGAATCTCTCTGGTATGGAATGACTGGTGGTCGGTCTACGATCGCTGGACAAGGAACTGACGGCGTCTCGATTGTTTACCGATTATGAATTCCACAATCGAGAGTGGCTGGATGGTCTGAATGTGAATATTCAGACTCTGTTTTTTGAGGTAGATCCGTCACTAACAGCAGTAAAAACGTAGAGATGAGTAACCTCTCATTAACATGTTGCAGAATATTGAGATCTGTCGAGCGTGACCGGGGCTGAAATCACGCTTGAACAGCACGACTTGTCGAAATTACAGGCAATCGGGTACAATCACTTCAGACTGCTCCGGATGATTCTGGATACCTGACGCGAGTTATGAACTCGACTCTATAACGACTGGGAGATTTGTTGATTGTTTGATGAGTACGAAGACCCTGAGATTTTTCTCAACCGGTTACGAGAGAATCCGGAGGGGGTGCTTGCGGACGAATATAACCGCTACCGGGACCGTCTGTGGCGTATCATCAATTTTCGACTGGATACACGCCTGCTGGGGCGCGTCGATGCGGATGACATACTACAGGAAGCGTATCTTGACGCGTCCACTCGGATCGAACATTATCTGAATGATCCGGCGACCACGTTTTTTATCTGGCTGCGAACGATCGTCGGACAGACTATGATTGACGTACATCGACGACATCTGGGTGCTCAAAAGCGAGATGTGCGTCGTGAAGTAAAAGCAAAGCGTCGCGTTTTTTCAGCCTCAACTTCCTTTCAGATTGCGAATGTCCTTCTAGGTGACATGACTTCACCCAGTCAGGCGGCCCTTAAGGAAGAACTGGCGATTCAGCTGCGGGAAGCTCTGGAAACATTAAATGAGATTGATCGAGAAATTCTGGTCCTGAGGCATTTTGAAGAACTATCCAATCTTGAAGCATCAGAAGTTCTGGAAATTGAACCCAAAACAGCCAGTATGCGATATTTTCGTGCTCTGACCAGATTACGCTCCATTCTGGTCCAGATCCCTGGTATTATAGAGTAAAACCTTCATTGAAGCGTATTTCTTTACAGATCGAAATCGTCAGGACAACAGTTAATGTTATCACCCGATTCCCCTCAATCGATCAAAAATCTGACACCACCGGCAGCCCCTGATCTGGATCAGATCGCTGACGAATTTATTGCTAATATTCGTCAGGGCGAAAAACCGGAAATCTCTGATTATGCAGACCGTTATCCCGATCTGGCCAGGGAAATCGAAGAAATCTTTCCCGCGATAGTTGCCTTGGAAGGTGGAAAACATGCCGCTCAGGCACAGGGAAAAGTCTCACTGGGTGCCAGTGCACCAGAACAACTTGGGGATTTTAAGATTGTCCGGGAAATCGGTCGCGGTGGCATGGGTGTCGTTTACGAAGCAATACAGGAATCGCTCAATCGTCGTGTCGCATTAAAACTGCTGCCACGACATTCGTTGCTCGATAACAAACAATTGAAACGATTTCGCAGAGAGGCAGAACTGACCGCGTCCCTGCATCACACGAATATTGTTCCGGTATTCGGTGTGGGTGAAAACGGAAACTTCCACTACTATGTGATGCAGTTGATAGAAGGTGTGGGGCTGGATGAACTGACACAGAAAATCGTCGCTACCGCTGTGGACAGTCATGTTAAAGTAAAAAAAATGAAACCGGTTTCTGAAACAGAGACCGGTAGTGATACTGTCTATACTCCCTTTGAACCTGGTGACGAAAATCGATCCGACGATCAACCTGCTGCAGAACACCTTCATTCGGCAGAATTTGAAAAGTTTGTCAATTCGCCTTACAAGATTGCGACATTAGGAATTCAAGCGGCAAATGCCCTGCAATATGCACACGACCGGGGTATTCTGCATCGCGACATTAAACCAGGTAACCTGCTCCTCGACCGCGAAGGGCTATTATGTATCACAGACTTTGGACTGGCACGTGCCGCCGAACAGAGCGACGTCAGTAAGTCAACCGATATCGTGGGAACGCTGGGATATATGGCTCCGGAAATGTTTCGGGGAGAGACCTGCCGACAGAGTGATATCTATGGACTGGGAATCACGCTCTATGAGCTTTTAACGAAACGTTATGCCATTGAAAGGACCAGCCGGCATGCCATGATTGAACAAATCACTCATGGCACGATCACCTCTCTGAGGCGAATCAATCCGCGCATTCCACGCGATCTGGAAACCATCATCCTTAAAGCCATTACTCCCGATACGAAACACAGATATCAGTCAGCCAGTGAACTTGGAGAAGACCTGAACCGGTTTCTGGAAAATCGTCCTATCCGGGCAAAGCGCATATCGCCAATCGAATATCTGTGGCGTTGGAGCTGCCGCAATCCTGCAGTCGCGTCTCTGTCAGGACTTGCATTAATGTTGATGCTGGCTCTGGGAATTTCCATGGCTGTGGGATTTGACAGGGAACGGCGGGAACGAAAGCGGGCAGAATCATCTGCCCAACTGGCGACAAATGCCCTGGATCGTGTCTTTGACCGCTTTGTCCCCTCAAGATTGCATACACCAGAGATTTCCGGTGCCGGAGACGGCTATGCGGAGCCGGTGCTCTCACGTGAATCAGCAGACCTGCTGGCAGGCATGGTTCAGTTCTATACGAAGCTGGCGGAATCAACTGGTGAGCAGGAGGAGTTTCAAAACAAAGCTGCGAACGCACAACGTAAAGTGGGAGATATTCATCGCCGACTGGGAGATTTCAATTCTGCTCTGACAGCTTATCAGAAATCACTCAATCTTTATCAGCAGAATACTGGTGAATCGAATGCGTTGACCATCGCTACCTTATATAATGAAATCGGTCGCATTTACCGCTACCTAAGTCAACACAGTGAAGCCACTGAAGCACATGGGCGTGCAGAAAAACTGCTGCAGGCAAATCTTGCTTCTGACCTGAAGCAGGCAGATCTTCAGTTTGAACTGGCACGGACTTTTTTCCTGAAAGCCATTCAGTTTCATCCGGATCAACTAGGGAACATGACCTCTGACATACGCTTGCAGTCTCCATCCGGCAGATTCGTCCCGTCAGAGGAAGAACGCACACAACTTCAGCAAGCCATTGAAATTCTGGAAGCTTTGATTGAGTCAGATCAGACCAATCCGGAATATCGCTATTTACTCGCGCTTTGCCTGCAGGAACAGCTTCCCGCCGATTATGTACGCTCTCCAGGTGAAAAAGGCAAACAGGCCCGCGCTTTTGAGATTCTGGAAACGCTGGTTCAAGAGCACCCCCATGTTGCAGACTATCGTCAGGCTATCGTGAAATCGTTTGGACGTCTCGATATCCGTCGTTTAAATCCGGCAGAAATCGATGAATCTGTCATCGAGCGCCTGGAAAAAGCGATCCAGCATGCCAGCCGCCTGGTCTCAGATTATCCCACAATTCCAGAATATAAGATTTCCCTGATTCACGCACATAACAAGCTGGCACATGGTCTGGATAAAATGACCACGCAACAAGGGGGCTCAAACGAAATTCGGACACGCCACGATACCGCCGAACTCTCCCTCCGTACCGCCCTCCGATTGCAGAAAGAACTTATTATTCAGTTCCCGGAGGCACCAGAACACCGAATCTGGAAAGCCAAGTTTGAAAACGGACTGGCTGAGATTCTGTATAAAAAAGGAAGTGAAACCGAAGCCATCAGCCTGCTGGAAAGCGCAATTAAAACGTTGCAGGCTGAACTAAAAACAGATCCAGACTCATACAATATCCATAGCGTTCTCTTAGGTTCAATGGAAGAACTTGCCCGAATCTACCACCATGTCGGCAATGAAGTTGACAGTTGGCTGATGTGGGATAAATACGATCAACTCATGGGAGAATATAAACGGAAATTTCCTAACGCCGTTCATCGCATGTCAAATGAACATCCCCCGCCGCCACATGGAGGCCCGCGACCTCAGCATGGCAGGCGTCCTCCCCGGGGACCAGACAGACCTGGTCCTCCCCGGTTTAACAATCGTTGACTCATTTCAAATCAGTCGAATAGACGCACCGATTTTACTTTTCCTGAAGTCGGGTCATTTCCCACAACCATTCGATTCTGAATTCATACGAGATTTGACCGCACGGCTGTTCAGAAAACGGACCAGAGAGACACTCAGTTCATCGGCCGACTGATAGCGGTTCTGCTTTGATCGATCAAGGCAGCCGATAATGATATTTTCCAGCGCAGCTGGAATCTCTCTGTTGATTTCGCGTGGACGTGTATAACTCCCGCTGAGAATTTGCTCGACGAGAGCGTTGGAACTCTTGTCCTTAAATATCGGAGAGAGCGTAGCAAGTTCATAAAGAACACATCCCAGGGAATAGAGATCGCTGCGTTCATCCACATCACCCTGGATACGTTCTGGAGGCTGATTCAATAGAGACTGAACCCTCTGCTGCCTGAATGTTCCTTCCAGATGTTGTGGTAAACAGAAACCTGTCAGCCAGCAGTGTCCATCCTGGTTCAGAATAAAATTGCCCGGTCTCAAATCACAATGCAATGTGCCACGGCTATGAGCAAATCGCAGTGCATTGGCTGCTTGCAATCCCAACGTGGCAATCGACCGCCAATAATTCTGCCTGAATACTTCCAGCACTTGAGGAAGTTGTTCCTCAAACAGATAACCGACCTGCGGTTCAAATTGATCCTGGTATACAGTTCCTGTTTGCTTCTGCGTCAGACCTCGCAGAACCTGATCCAGACTGATTCCTGGAACCAGTTGCATGACTGCATAAGCATAACCCTGAGCTGCCTCAGTGCTCTCAACTGAAATAATATTCGGATGCCTGAGTCGAAAGACCAGACAGGCTTCACGAAGAAAACGCTCATGTAGACGAAGAGAACATTCAGACTTCCAGGGTAAAAGTCTGACAGCGACCTTTCGTTTGTGTGGGCCTTGCACAGCGGCATAGAGGATTGAAGTACGGTTGCGGCTGATTTCTTTCAATATGCGACAGTTCCCTAACTGGGAAATCATGAAATCAGCGGGAATCTGTTTCCTCAACCTGGTGAATTCCTGATTCGTTTTCCACTCTTCCATCGCAATCAGGACAGGGAAACTTTCACGAATTTCGTCAGCATATTCCGGACAGGCGTTTGCATATGCTTCAATAGATGGATTCAGCCAGCGGCGATGCTCTTCTACAAACCGGGAGGCCAGAACCTCTAGTGTCATTCGCTCGGAAGTGGCTTCCGGTCGATCGATAATCCCAGATGATGTTTCAGAATGCATGTTGCCCCCTCAAGGAATTCTGAAGTCAGCTGGATTGTGCCCGGTTCACCATCGTAACTTTAACTTTCTTCCCCTTACAACAGTCTCGTAGTGCTGTCATCTTCATTGACAACAGCGTTCTCAGGGACAGTTACTCTTCAGATCAACCGGATCATCTTGGAACGAAAGCGAATAACAACAGTTTCAGCAGATCGGATAACACAGATACCTGAGCTGGCTTCAAGTGGCCCCATCTGGTTTCATCAGCAAGACTTACGATCTACAATCGCTGGAAGGCTGGTAATAATCAAACGGGCCCGCATCTCTATAACGAAAGTGCTTTCAGGTAAGCTACCGGCATTTTTATTGATTTTTAATAAAGGGATGCCAGTGAACGATTCAACACAAGACAGCAGACTGCGATCCATTCAGATACGCCTTACTGCATCTCCAGTTCTTTGTACTGGGCTTTTTGATTCAGGATCGTTCCCCACACGCGATTAGAAGCCTGATGTCGTGAGGGACCGAAATTAATAATCGGGCCGATCCCCAGATCCAATCCGTTAATCTGTTCAAGGGCGTTGATCAGATTTTCTGTGGTCAGGGCTTTGCCGGATTGTTCCAGACCTTTTAAGCCTTCCACCAGACATTCAGCCGCAATGAACCCTTCCAGAGAAACAAAACCCGGCTTGGAAAGGGGGTAGAACTTTTTCATGGCATTACGATACCGTAATACTCCCGTGGCATTCGAAAGGTAGTAGGGTACGACCTGAGTCACAATCACTCCTTCCGCATATTGAGACCCCATTTCTTTAAACTGCTGGGCCAGCAGATCACTTCCCACAAAAGACACAGCCGCAGTCTGAATATTCAGATTACGATCTTTGAGCTTCTGTACCATTAACGCTGCCGGCTTATAAGTTGCCACCATAATTAACGCTTCGATGCGATCCTGATTCTGTTCAATCTGTTTGAAAGCGTCTGAGATTTGCGTTGTG
The sequence above is a segment of the Gimesia algae genome. Coding sequences within it:
- a CDS encoding serine/threonine-protein kinase, which produces MLSPDSPQSIKNLTPPAAPDLDQIADEFIANIRQGEKPEISDYADRYPDLAREIEEIFPAIVALEGGKHAAQAQGKVSLGASAPEQLGDFKIVREIGRGGMGVVYEAIQESLNRRVALKLLPRHSLLDNKQLKRFRREAELTASLHHTNIVPVFGVGENGNFHYYVMQLIEGVGLDELTQKIVATAVDSHVKVKKMKPVSETETGSDTVYTPFEPGDENRSDDQPAAEHLHSAEFEKFVNSPYKIATLGIQAANALQYAHDRGILHRDIKPGNLLLDREGLLCITDFGLARAAEQSDVSKSTDIVGTLGYMAPEMFRGETCRQSDIYGLGITLYELLTKRYAIERTSRHAMIEQITHGTITSLRRINPRIPRDLETIILKAITPDTKHRYQSASELGEDLNRFLENRPIRAKRISPIEYLWRWSCRNPAVASLSGLALMLMLALGISMAVGFDRERRERKRAESSAQLATNALDRVFDRFVPSRLHTPEISGAGDGYAEPVLSRESADLLAGMVQFYTKLAESTGEQEEFQNKAANAQRKVGDIHRRLGDFNSALTAYQKSLNLYQQNTGESNALTIATLYNEIGRIYRYLSQHSEATEAHGRAEKLLQANLASDLKQADLQFELARTFFLKAIQFHPDQLGNMTSDIRLQSPSGRFVPSEEERTQLQQAIEILEALIESDQTNPEYRYLLALCLQEQLPADYVRSPGEKGKQARAFEILETLVQEHPHVADYRQAIVKSFGRLDIRRLNPAEIDESVIERLEKAIQHASRLVSDYPTIPEYKISLIHAHNKLAHGLDKMTTQQGGSNEIRTRHDTAELSLRTALRLQKELIIQFPEAPEHRIWKAKFENGLAEILYKKGSETEAISLLESAIKTLQAELKTDPDSYNIHSVLLGSMEELARIYHHVGNEVDSWLMWDKYDQLMGEYKRKFPNAVHRMSNEHPPPPHGGPRPQHGRRPPRGPDRPGPPRFNNR
- a CDS encoding serine/threonine protein kinase; protein product: MHSETSSGIIDRPEATSERMTLEVLASRFVEEHRRWLNPSIEAYANACPEYADEIRESFPVLIAMEEWKTNQEFTRLRKQIPADFMISQLGNCRILKEISRNRTSILYAAVQGPHKRKVAVRLLPWKSECSLRLHERFLREACLVFRLRHPNIISVESTEAAQGYAYAVMQLVPGISLDQVLRGLTQKQTGTVYQDQFEPQVGYLFEEQLPQVLEVFRQNYWRSIATLGLQAANALRFAHSRGTLHCDLRPGNFILNQDGHCWLTGFCLPQHLEGTFRQQRVQSLLNQPPERIQGDVDERSDLYSLGCVLYELATLSPIFKDKSSNALVEQILSGSYTRPREINREIPAALENIIIGCLDRSKQNRYQSADELSVSLVRFLNSRAVKSRMNSESNGCGK
- a CDS encoding sigma-70 family RNA polymerase sigma factor; amino-acid sequence: MFDEYEDPEIFLNRLRENPEGVLADEYNRYRDRLWRIINFRLDTRLLGRVDADDILQEAYLDASTRIEHYLNDPATTFFIWLRTIVGQTMIDVHRRHLGAQKRDVRREVKAKRRVFSASTSFQIANVLLGDMTSPSQAALKEELAIQLREALETLNEIDREILVLRHFEELSNLEASEVLEIEPKTASMRYFRALTRLRSILVQIPGIIE